Part of the bacterium genome, TCGCCTATATTACCGATGCGGTCGCCGCAGAGATGCAGCACCGCAAGCAGACGTCCGGGCTCGCCCGGAGGCTTGCGATGATCGGGACCGCGAGCGCGAGCGCCGACCTGGAAGACGCTTTCTACGGTCCCCTGATCGCGGGCAAGACCCCGGTCCACGTGCGGTGTCGCGATGGGCACGAGATCCCGCAGGCCGTCGTCCGTGACGCGGACGCCCACGCGCTGCTCATCGAGACGCCCGACGGATCGGAACTGCTCCTCGCACGAGCCATCATCTCAGTCAGCGCGCACTCGAGCACGCCGGCTACAAGCGGGAAGGGCTGGCTCGGAAGAAGCTCTTCTGGGCCGGACGGTGGTACGACACCGTGATCTACGGGATGCTCGACGAGGACTATTTCGCCGGCGAGCGGGACCGTTGAGGCGGACGGAGCGCCGTGAACATCCTCATCCTCGGCGGCACGCGGTTCGTCGGCCGGCACATTGCGGAGGCCGCTTTGAATCGCGGGCACGAAGTCTCGCTGTTCAACCGCGGCCACTCGGACCCCAACCCGCCCCTTGATGTCGAGCCCCTCAGGGGGAACCGAGACGGTGATCTAAAGGCGCTGGCCGGTCGCCACTGGCACGCGGTCATCGACACTTCAGGCTACGTGCCGCGCATTGTCCGGGCATCGGCGGAACTACTCGCCGGCGCTGTCGGCCATTACACGTTCATCTCGACGGCCAGTGTCTATGCGCACGCCGGGCCGGAGACGCCTCTTCACGAGACCTCCCCGCTTCTGGAGATCGATGATCCGGCACGAGAAGATACCGATGATCCGAAGGCGTACGGCGGCCTGAAGGTCCTCTGTGAGCGGGTGGTCGAGGACGCGATGCCGGGCCGGAACCTCCTCGTGCGACTGAGCCTCGTCGCGGGGCCGCTTGATCCGACCGATCGTTTCACCTACTGGCCGGCGCGCATCGCCCGCGGCGGAGCCGTACTGGCCCCCGCGCCGCCCGAACGGAAGGTCATTCCCTTCATCGACGCGCGGGACGCCGCCCGGTGGATCGTCGCCGGCATCGAAGCACGCCTGACGGGGACCTTCAACGTTGGCGGCAGGGTTGGCCTGACGTTTGGCGACGTTCTCGAGACGTGCCGCGCCGCCGGCGGCGGGCGGGAGGCGTCGTTCGTATGGGCGAGCGAGGCGTTCTTGCTCGGGCACGGCGTCAAGCCGTGGACCGAGCTCCCGCTTTGGGTGCCCCGG contains:
- a CDS encoding NAD-dependent epimerase/dehydratase family protein — translated: MNILILGGTRFVGRHIAEAALNRGHEVSLFNRGHSDPNPPLDVEPLRGNRDGDLKALAGRHWHAVIDTSGYVPRIVRASAELLAGAVGHYTFISTASVYAHAGPETPLHETSPLLEIDDPAREDTDDPKAYGGLKVLCERVVEDAMPGRNLLVRLSLVAGPLDPTDRFTYWPARIARGGAVLAPAPPERKVIPFIDARDAARWIVAGIEARLTGTFNVGGRVGLTFGDVLETCRAAGGGREASFVWASEAFLLGHGVKPWTELPLWVPRGRHDLAGLDSTKAVAAGLHLRPLADTIRDVLAWDRTRPEGLARRAGLPAEREAELLQWWQAASGADG